From Malaya genurostris strain Urasoe2022 chromosome 2, Malgen_1.1, whole genome shotgun sequence:
ataagaagtacatatgaaaggcaataagttattgcccttcatatcacgcgttttttttataacggccaataagccatccatcaacattcactttgaagagtaatttcgactCTTCAAAGTCTACTCtttactcgctgagagtaagtcatgatagtaaacggcagagaaaagttttctctttcatcTGGTGtgaaatttaatactctatcttccataactcgcttgcaatttctttcgaaagtggaagttaacaggtggccgttctaaaaaaaacgcgtgatatatactaattatggaaaatgttgtAGTGATAATAAATTAAGTAAGAATATCGGTGACATACATAGTTTAATTTCTCAGTACTGCACACATCCTCTGGCACGGAAATTAAATAATATAACTAGCAACTATGAGAGAAAAAAGAGAAGAAGAACAAAAAAAGAAGAGAGTTAaatttcgatcgtctgagcaggAATCGGAGAGTTGCGTCATTCTTTGGACTACTTTCACGAAGATCACGTCGTGCCCAAATTTGGACACGACAAATGTTATTGCAATAAAATTACTTTCTCACTACTAaatatttacctcgtctcaagagtcatttttgtatgtatatgcacacttattttcggattttcagttCGGTAATGTTTTTGCGGAAAAATCATCACTTTGATCCGAATAACCGAATCAATCGCTATTCTTATGAAAATTGACGTATTCCGCATAATTTTTTCCTAAAATTTGGTTGTCTAAAATACATGTACCGAAAACGTGGTAATTTTGTACCGaacagttttcactttgaaataattcggtaaatttgacagaaataaTACGGAACGATCATCAGTTTATCAACTTATTACCACATTGCATTTGAATTTTATCAAAGTGTTCAATGTCGGGATGCTTCGTTATTCGAACTATTCAGTAAGTAATATAATTATTTCTACAACGTTTCATCTTAACAATAAATGGTTCCAATCACTTGCTTTTTCTCTCGACAGGCAGTTTTAGGTTCTGTAGGATGGCTTGGACGACATGTCTCTTTACATATCCGCAATCACTTTCaatttaaatatataaattatatttaaattaatattaaatCTGTGTTATTTCAGGTCGAAGACCCGTTTCCCGAAATAAATCCACATTttgtaatataatttataaaactGATGGTAGAGCTACTTGTTGGCGCGATCACTTAATTCCAGTAAAGGGCGACATTCTGCATTGCTTCGGTTTGTTGTGCCAGTGCTTTGAATTTAACTGTATAAGCCACCCTGCAGATACACTATTTGGAATCGAAACGCTTACTACAACTGAAGAAAGATTTCATACTGTACTGAACTGTACGAATAACTGAACTAATCAGTTGTTTTTGAGGATACCTTCGGTTTTCTTCCTTCCCGTTCTGATTAAACAGTATAATATTACCAAATCCACAACACAAATTGTTGAGGTAGAgagcaaataaataaaaacaccgGGTCTGTAGCAGCAAATCCGTATAAAGCAGCTTTAAACTGtaaacgacgacacgaccaggcactccgaaatgtgttcgtgagtgatttaccaccaactaccataaatatagtgacCCCTTGTCAATTATTGAAAATGCTATTTCCAGCAACACTTTTCTGGTTGCTACAAACTCGTTACCAAGGAATCTATTTAGCagcacaaacaaaaacaaactattCTTCCATTAGATAAGAAACGTTTTCGCTAACAATTCGTGATAATATCGTTAGAAGTTAAATGAAAAACTGTGTTGAATTATCTACCCAGGACGATTGTTGGAATGATTCTCGAATTCCTGCACACGACACACAGATATATTGCGCTATGGCAGAAATTATTCACATTGAAGATCGGAAATCCAGTGGAAAAATTAACATAAGACTGAATAAGAGTGCTCACTGTCTAATTCAAGATCATCATATGTCCAACGCTTCTGATCGGCCCGaatatcaatttcaattttcaccCTTCCCGATTATTCACGGCAGAATATGTATGATTGCTATACACCACAGTATGATCACAACGATCAGTACACTTGCCAGGGGTAAAAGAAATCGACGAATCGGTTCGGCGTGATTCATGATTCTGAAGCTGTCAAACTGGCCTTAACATGTTGTTTTTTGTCTTCTGTGTCGATTATCAAGCCGTTTCCCCGTTTACACTTAATGATACCCGGAATTTCGTACCGGAAATCTATTATCATTGACCCCGATTTCAATCAAAAAGTTCGAAAAGAATCGTTATAATTTTCCCACAATAATTGAAAGTGAAAGTAAATAAAGGAACAAACACTTTACTATAATCTGACTAAATCTAGCAatataaatatatttatatGTTAAAATATTACATTAGAATGAATAAACTTAGATTTCAAATTTACAAACAATAAAGAAGAACAATTGAgaccagtggtttcattcacacCGAAATATATGGTCTACAATGGATGTAAAAAAAGTTAGGCTTCGTCACAAAATGATGATTCAAAGCTAATACCTGTGAAAATGCAGTTTTGGGTAATTTTTCCTGACAATTCTGGGCCTCGGTGGTAATCCGAacgatttcaatattttctgCCGTCCGATCTACTTTTGTCATGCACATCTCATCTAACAACTGGGCACTAAGTCAAGCTATTTCAAGCAACAATGATCACCTTGAGCAGTACGTCCGAGTAAGGTAGTAACCAATAGTCAGTCTGTCCTCCGGTTCGCagaaatcaaattttgttttcgtttcgaaattatttatttGTTGCAATTAAACAACATACGTAGCCATGGacaactgttatttaaaatcaacagttttcgacctttgttgccagtttcaatatattttcaagcaatttcgatttgacattaccagttactgaggggtagttaaatttgcgatacagttttgatagacgagtggcaggtcgtgtcgtcgctgtAAATATATTCTCGTTAATTCACAACATTCGAAATTTCTAAATTATCTTACACTTTCGGTGTCTTATATTACGGTAATTCTTACGGCTCAATCTAAccgtcaacgcattcaatcgtaACTACGAATTCTAACTGATGTTGGCTTCAACCTTCAATCTTATTCTAGTACTGAAATTCTATTTCCTAATTATTTGTAAGTACTTTAAGTTCATTGTTATTTATACTCACGATTTTTAATAGAATAATAAACTCACTAGCACTAGGTTCAATAAATTCAATATTATTTAATTGGAGACGAGGTCACCGTCAAAcctcagactaacagacaggacactcaaattagattcttcaatcattttaacggtcatttcgaatattcttttatttgggacagtactcacatgtgtcatgatggcgccacgttaccctatcaaaaacatcctgtctgtcatctagactgtgtttatttttttcatttaccaacagagttgccattcatacagaattacctgtaatgtattgatttgtatacgtccacgcgaatttcatgcaggatacagatttaaaacatattgccaaaactatatacataattgtgcctacttctcatcctccaacgcaatacaaaatcgaacccgttttgttacaatatttacttgcttctggtctgccgccacttaatttcgggtgaaaactaccaaaacaataaaaaatagtctagatgaacaacgttgagtcaaataaatggttaccttcaaacatcgcgaaaaagttaaatatattatcaacgtaatccaataatttattgtgacgattcattttcaaatattttgatgaaatcaggcatccctgcaagcagctgatcggtgttgacaaacgaggggaaaccaactagtaaaaaaacttttacataacacaaggggtgtacagatagtaaatagttcgcgcagtacaatataggtggagctagtgcatcacgaaaaattattttatataagaatttactcatactgtcatgtctgttagtctgtggtcaaACCACACCGTGATATGTTTCCGTTTCAGTTTCTCTCCGTTCGGCTTTTCTCGCCTTTACACTGTGAATGTGTATCCGGCCTAATTCGGTAGTTTTATGCAGTGTGCCCAGCAGTAACATCCTCCCCCCCGTAACACTGGCCACCGGTTCCAGTTTTACCATCATTCATAACTTCCAGAACAGCAAGTTTAGCTATAGATCTACGCAGTAAGCCCCTTTGATTGATCAGTATAGTGAAAAATGACAGTTCGAACAATAAATCACCAATTAATAAATTACTGAACTGACTGCGGTACTTTCAGCTGAGTACAAGTCGGTAAAAATATTGCTGAGTTCGGTAAAGGAAATTAAGTGTGTGtgagattgacgaatatcaaatgaagtcgaataaccAAAAGAAAAgagaaggaagagagaaataaacaagacacgtacacCGAGATAATGactcaatttcgcctggacaattttgacagcagctggAATACAACAAGCCTTCTGATGgtattcctcacaagcgggcagTATTTGCAATGTTTGGGttcgtttcaaacgaaaatgaaatagggtaagggctccctatttcatctcatttgtaaggacgtcacattcaaaccccgatttagtcactaaaatcactgtaactatttcatattactgcttcattcgccttgctccacgttgaaaattgattcacatttcttgaaaattgaactaatatttataaaacagctaaatacactaatgatgttttcactactctgctcctaatttcatctcaatggatttttatccatcctatcgtagatcttttattcatcctataaattagcaatggcgacagcaatcaaaacaaaatattccactattacactctcacccgcattcgcatggctgccagatgactGACTAAACACTACCAGCTAGAAAAATATagcttgcagacattctggtgaccgactgccttaccgctgccagatatacaactcaaacgatacaaccgtacccaccagaatttttccacattattattattggtaaaagatttactcgttgaattatctaattaatggggcaatgacttacggagatctaaagaactatattttaacatcattttattagatagaacagatatagactttctatgcaaagtaatacatattttctatgaaaatacctggcatctctgtgcacagccgatgaaacacacacacacttcacagcgttatgttggcgtattaggttttgcacgaacatgacataacctcacaaaaatgaacagaatgaactttttttgacagtcgacgtgtacttgtttacagtttaaaagttcatcagaagttcctcgttcgaatgtaaaaattgcaagtcgcctcacactcaacagattcatacataaatcgctccttgatgctggaaacacatacagcgtaatctttttagttattttcattgTGGAATAcgcttttaacaggcactttttcgtcattttttcaatttttaacttgcagtcgcaaaacaaaacaagtacacggcaactgtcaaagatgaacttgattcatcggcagttcatttgtgtcgtcatcgtgcaaaacctaatagcgGAATAAAACCAGTGCTAcgagatttgccacaatggttatttcattagtatttaacacgttctttctggtaatattcgaagcagaaacagtttttttgaaatattaatatcaataatataattcagcttatgtcacggataccaaaaacatactttttgatgataatttgaagaagataaacaatttttgttttgtaacattatgagataacttggcaactttgcgaaaccaaatgagatgaaaacaaagcgcaatcaagtgaacgaagtgaaaaactttcatctcatatttttgaagacttttattgattgtcgggtaaattttgaagtttttaatcgttaactaaacaagtggcaagtgaacataactaattatgaagtcatccagcattcaatggttgtTAGCCGCACTTGTGGGTTCTTCCGCGAAGGAAAGAAGAAACACCACGCTAACTGTTAGAATTTTGGGCGCCCTTTCAGATAGTGGATTTAGACGTTTGCTTAAGAGATACTACGTTCAGTATTCTAGTCGCAAGTACAAAATTGCACACTGAAGACGCTTTCGGATCGTGCGGTTGTTTTCGGATAATAACACTGACACCGTGATTTAGACTTAGACTGAGACTGactttattaaaacaaaaatagaatTTATATACAAATGAAATTAATCTAGTACTTCTAAAATGAGACAGAAACTTGAATCAGATAGACGTTTTTACATATACATCCATATTTCGGCTCTACCGAACATCGTGATCAAGTGCATTATCGTGTTCCTTTTCTAGCCTTCGATGGTACCTAGCCTTCGGCCGAGCTAGTTCGGTCGGCCCTTATCTTTCTTTTTGGGTCTGAGCTGAGCAATAAAAAGTATCAGATACCGAGTCCAAACGGCGTGTCGGctcatacaaagtttcatcccTTGAAGAGGGATGAAACAAACAATTCATGTTTATTCAGGATAAGGTCGGATAAGGTTATAAACAAAGTTAAGTTTGGTCTGTGTTTATGACTCAAAGGTCTGCTCATTTAGTTTATGACATTGTTTGTTCTATGTGTGTGGTGCATACTTTATTTGTTGTACAGTTCTGCATTTTGAGTCTGAAACTGATTTTTCGTATCTTGTAAACTAAAGAAATGTACCCGAATTGAATGAAATAGATTCTGATGAATTAATCGTAACGATCGTCATCGTTATATCCCGATCCTCGTAAATCTATCTGATTTACCTAATGTATGTAACTCTTTAATTTCGTGTTGGTGGACCTGAGGGTCGTATAGTTGACTGAAGATTCGACATCTCTATGTCTGGGTTTCTAATAGTGCGATTtctatttttgaacaatttttttccaaatccgaatttttgaataattattcCAATAATTGTACATGTGCTTATTACAGATACTATTAAAAGTATCTTACTATGTTCAGATTGATTGTAGTCTTCAGGTTCAGGATCATCATAATCTTTAGAGAAATCTAGCTTTGGTAATCGAGATCCattatttcttaattttttatgttctgaatttgtttgatttatagattcaaataaatcttcGAAATTTGATTTTGGTTTAAAGAACGTAAGCAATTTTTTGCTGACTCCTGTTATGCTAGCATACATTACTGATTCTTTACTCTGGATTCTACAGTCAGAATCCATCGTGACCATTGCTGCCTCGAACGGCGGAGAAAGTACTGAGTTTTTACAGTGAATTATAATTTGCTTAGAATTATCGGTATAATATAAAATTGAGTTTGGCTCTGATAATCGTATTAATTGAGAATACGGAACTTTCTAAtaggtttgtttacattttttatctGATTGCGTATGTGTAAGCATCGCCGATATACAATCCGGAGAGCTTTTTACTTCGACATGAGATGATAAGAAATAACTCTCGTTTAATTTCGAGACCGTTGAAAAATCATAAAAGTATTCTCCTTTTTTGTTGATTGAAATAATTGGTTTTTCAATATCAATAATGCTATGATTCTGTGAGTGAGGTACTGCAATAAttctaaatgtttcaaactCCTCTCGATtaataatcaagcttttcatagaTACGACAATGTGATCGTTAATTATTTTCACTTGAAATGTTATTGCATCCTTATGATTTAAAACAACTAGATCATTTTGTAATGACTTactaatatttaattgtatgtcgcTAACTTCCTTTTCTGACAAAGGAcgtgttttcaatttcctatGTTTCAGTACAATATCATCAATCATTTCCCTGGCTAATATAACTGATTCTACTAATTCTAGTTGGAATTGAAGTCTATCCATTGTGTCTCCTCTGGCTTCCATCTCTGCAACAGTGAAATTCAGATTCGATAGCTTCGCCTGTAGCTGAGTTGCAATCGCCATGGTTTTTTCCCTAGTTTTCTCGACCGACTCCGATATACGATGGATTTTCTGATCTTCGTGCACTTGCATTGCATGAatttcatcttctatatcgttgCCTCCGAATACTAAATCCTTGAGAAAGCCTAAAATTCCCTTACTGCGTCTTGATCGACTTCCTCGTTGTATCTCCATTATTGCCTCGCTGCAATAGTAATCCAAAGAAGACATAAGCTGCCGATAATGTCTCGTCTTTAGATGTTTTTCAGCTGCTTCAAATGATTTTCGTACCGAAGCGTGTACCAAGTTGATTGTCTCGATGTCCTCTGGTACTGATATATTTGTATATATATTCGTCGTCCACTCTCCTCTTCTTATTAGCGTTGTACCAAGATGGTCGAATATAAGTCCTTCTTGGTCAACAGGACGTATTTTTAAACTATCGACCATCGATAGTATAGTTGTGGTTGCCAGTATCGTACTAGCCAAGATGTTTGGTTTCCACCAATTACCGGGATTAATTTTCCTTCTCTTGTTTACGGCTGCAGTTGGTTCGATTCTTCGTCGTTTTATTTCTTCCATATTgactttttcatgttttccccaGTTAGGAAAACTGAGATCGACGCTCCTATTTATTTTCGACGACGATGTTGATTTCTGCGTGTCTGGCGGTAGTTCTTCGATAATCATCACGTGATCCTTGTTCATTTCCTTGTTCGTATAAATTTCAGGTGTATCTTGAATATCGATGACAGCTATTTTAACCGCTGGTCGCGTATATGTTTTCCCATCCGAGGTTCTAATTTCGGCTGATCTTACTTGACCATCTTTGGCAGTATGAACCTGAATTATTCGCCCCTTAATccaatttgaatgtattttatcGTCCTCAGCTATTGCAACGATGTCGTTCACTGCAATAGGCTCTATTTTATCGTTCCATTTGGACCTCTTACGAAGTGTGGGTAGATAACGCTTTATCCAGTATCCCCAAAACATTTCTGATCTGTGTTGAATCTTTTTCCAGATCTGTGAATCAACTATCTTAGCATTCGAGTCATATGGTGGAATGTAATTATTCGCTCTACCGATCAAGAAATGATTAGGTGTTAAAACAACATCCGTTAAATTACATGCCTTGTCGATTAAAGGTCGAGCATTAAGGATACCTTGTGCTTGCTTAAAGGATGATCTAACTTCTTCGGGCGATGGCTTTCTAGGTCCTGAAGGGTTTATCATTATATTGAGTGCTGATTTTATGATTCTGATCAGCCTTTCCCATACTCCTCCGAAATGGGGGGcagaaggtggattaaaatgccatgaaatgttCATTTTCGCTGCCATACTAGAACCCATTTTTCTATTGATGTCGGTTActaattttttcatttcgttgtCGGCTCCTACGAAGTTAGTACCATTATCGCTATAGAGATCGGTGATTTGACCAACTTGTGCCTGAAAATCTCTCAGGCATTTAATAAATGAGTCAGTATCCAATCGGTCTGCCATTTCTATTTGGCATCCTCTCGTTTTCATACATGTGAAAATTACTCCCCATCGCTTCTCAATTGATCTCCTTACTACTACTTCAAATGGGCCGAAGTAGTCAACGCCGGTGTGTAGAAAGGGAAAACAATCAGGTTCGGTTCTAGCCGCTGGTAATGGTGCCATTAGTGGAATTTTTGGTTTAACTTCGAGGATTTTACATCTCGGACAGGCCGCTTTCACTGTTTTTAAAACTCCACTTATGTTGTTTATGTGATAGTGTTGTTCTAATGCCGCTATAGTTACCCCGATATTAGTATGAAGgaatttttcgtgaaaatccTTTACAATTAATCGTGTAATATGATGTTTCGGTGGTAAAATAATAGGTATTTTCATATTACCGGGTATACTTGTATCGTTATTCAACCTGCTGTTAAGCCGAAGTTCATTTACTACTGTTTCTAGTAGCCTTGTCCCAAGGACCGCAGCTTGTAACTCTAGTCTCGGGATCGAAAGTACCTTTATAGGGGCAACATTCGCCTTTGCTGCTATTAGTTTGAATGAGTCTCCTATATTCAAGTAGATTGTAGCAGCGAATGCTTCTTCAGATGCATCGACAAACATGTGTATATTTAACGGTGATAATTGATCGTTAGTTATACACCTTGGAATTGTTatgttttcgatttgtttaattGATTCGATCCATTCTTTCCATTGGTTATACATATTTTCGGGTATCTCTGCATCCCAGTTTTCAGTAGCCTTATGTAGCTCTCGTAATAGTATTTTTCCCCGAATGGTAATGTTCGCCACTAATCCTAAGGGGTCATATACACTCATAACGAATGACGCGACTTCCCTTTTTGTTGGCCTTCTGTGATAATAAAGAATGTCTTTCGATAAACTGGATAGATTAAGACGATATCCGAGTTCGTCACGTTGAGGATTCCAATATACGCCGAGCACCTTCTCGTACTCATTGTTTTTTCCCTCGAGTATCTTGACACCACTGTGAAGGCGTCGTTCCTCTGGAATGGCGTTAGTGCAAATTGTAGAGTTAGAAACGAATCCTCGAATGTAGAAGCTAGCGTTGTCATGTATTTCGATTACTTGCtttgttctttgaatagcttccTCGTCATTATCAAAACTATCCAAATAGTCATCCACGTAGTGCTGTTTCACTATCGCCTTTGAAGCCTCCGGGTACTTTTCAGCGAATAGCTCGGCATTATAATTTTTTACTGCTTGAGCACACGCAGGCGAGCAAGTGGAACCAAACGTCATCACTTGCATCACATATATGTCGGGGTCTGCATCAGAATTACAACTTCTCCATAAGAATCGTTGAGCATGTTGATCCTCTTTCCTAATTTTCACCTGGTGGAACATTTCCTTTATGTCCCCGGATATGGCGATTGAGCCTTCTCTGAATCGAATAAGTACCCCGAACAATGATGTAGTCGAATCGGGACCTGATAACAACGCAGCATTGAACGATATATCTTTTACCTTAGCTGCAGCATCGAATACTAATCtcggttttggtttattttttccttGAACAATGAAATGAGGTAAATAATATGTTCTTGCTTCTGGTTCCTTCAGTTCTTCTGATGTTAATTTCCTTATATATCCTTTCTCCTCGTAATCATTAAACGTCTGGATTGCCCATTTCTTTAATTcgatgtttttatttaaacccTTTTCCATTGTTCTCAATCTATTCATAGCGTTGTTGTAGCTATCCGGGAACTGGAATTGATCGTCTTTCCACAACAGCCCGATTTCGAAACGTCCGTTTACATATTTCATCGTGCTTTTGATTATCTGTTTAGCACGCTCGTCTAATTTAGATTCTGGTAGCTTAGCAACTGTTTTCACGCCAAAATTTTCTGTGGTGAAGTAATCATGCATCATACGATGCAAATCGTTGTCCTCCCTATGAATCATAATCTGTCCGCATTCTACGGTTCCACTGATGTTACCGTAAATTAGCCATCCTAATTTGGTTTTAATACCTGTTGGCTCACCTTCCTTCCCGATGCGTCTATCGACGGGATCTATTAGGTGGGTGTGATTTAGCCCAATCAGTATTTTCGGCTGAACATCACTATACCTCTTTACAGGCAAATTTCTTAAatgtttataccgattttttatCAACTCGGTATCTAATGATTGAGTAGGAAGTTGTAGATTCTTAACTGTCCTAACTCCTTTCAGCGCGTAGGATTTTTTTCCTTCTCCATTTATCCACAAATGGACGCGCCTACTATTATGTTCGTCTCTAGACACATTTTGAGTCCATTTTAGCCTCAACGGATCGATCATGCCTTTGAGCTGAAGTTTATCTGCAACTTGCTCATCTATTAGCGTCAATGAAGATCCTGCGTCCAAAAACGCAAATGTATCCAAACTTTGTTCGCCATTTTTCAGCGTAACTGGTATTACTTGATAATAGATATTTGATTTCGAATCCATATGGTGGTTGGAGGATTCTACCTTTCTCGGTTGCTCTGCTTTCTGATTCTGTCTCATATTATCGTCGTGAATCAGAGGATGATGAATTCTATTACACCCATTTATACCGCATCTCTTCTGTTGTTTGCAATTTCGCAGTATATGTCCAGAAGATTTAAGACAGCTAAGACACATGTGCTGCTTATACACGAACTGGATCCTTTCCGAAACATCAAGTCTCTTGAACTTTCCACAGTTCGGCAATGAATGGGTTTCTTTGCAGAAGCTACATTCTGGGTTAATTTTCTCGTGTACATTCACCCGAGATCTTTTTTCAttcggatgaaaatttgcattcatCATCCTGGTTGTTGCGGCATGTGGCTTCAGCCATTTACTTAGGTCTCTTAGTGTAGGGGTCCTGGTATTAGATTGAAGTGTTTCTGTCCACTTCAGCTGTACTGCATATGGCAGTTTCATGACAATATCGGCGATCAACCTATGATCTTGTAGGTACGCCTCTTTTTGTATCACCTCTATGTTCGCTACCAAATTTTCAAGAGCATCCGCCAGCTCTATGATAGCTGTTCTACTTTCCTTCTTTACTCGGAATATATCCGAAAGTAGCTCTTTGTAAACAAATTCCGGCCTACCAAAGTTGTCTTCTAGACGTTCTATAATCTTTGGTACATTCTCGGAATTGAGCATCAATTGTTGTACGCATCTTGCTGCGTATCCTTCCAATACATTTTGAAGACGAGTTAAATTCTCCAAATTCGTGAAAGCTCCAGCTTCTGTGGTGCTGTCGTATATTTGTTTGAATTTCGGCCATTCCTTGGCCGAACCGCTAAATTTCGGCAATGTCATTAGTGACTGCCTTTTTAAATAGATGATCCAATTATCATCTGACCGAAACTGGTTACTTGAACCAGATTCTTGTTTCGGTACCCTTGAGTCCAGTCGAAGTTGGTCGAGCTCCATAAGGTTCTCCTCGATTAATCTACATTTAATGCAGGCCCATCTTTCATTAGCTGCCGGAATGACTGTGACTTTCGCACATACATTGTGGAACCACCTGTCACAATCATCACATTGAATCATATTATCCTTGGAGTTCTTCTCCGTGCACAATCTGCAATCTCCATTGAGATTGGTGATAAATTGAATGCCGGTAGCCATTTTGTGATTTTCTCTTACTTCCAATAAAATGCGCTGCTGGTTCTAGGTTACTATACTCGCCGTTGATGATGCTGGGCTTCTAATTTGTTGTCCAGTTCTTTACTACGAGAGTACGCTGATGGCTGCTGCTGTTTGCGATACCGATAGTTTTCCGAATTAGAACGCGCTGCACGATCTTAAGGCGCCGTGCACACCACACTTTTAACCAAAGAAAAAAGGCGTCCAAGAGTATCTAACtcctctctggagccaccaaATGTTAGCCGCACTTGTGGGTTCTTCCGCGAAGGAAAGAAGAAACACCACGCTAACTGTTAGAATTTTGGGCGCCCTTTCAGATAG
This genomic window contains:
- the LOC131428736 gene encoding uncharacterized protein LOC131428736; this encodes MATGIQFITNLNGDCRLCTEKNSKDNMIQCDDCDRWFHNVCAKVTVIPAANERWACIKCRLIEENLMELDQLRLDSRVPKQESGSSNQFRSDDNWIIYLKRQSLMTLPKFSGSAKEWPKFKQIYDSTTEAGAFTNLENLTRLQNVLEGYAARCVQQLMLNSENVPKIIERLEDNFGRPEFVYKELLSDIFRVKKESRTAIIELADALENLVANIEVIQKEAYLQDHRLIADIVMKLPYAVQLKWTETLQSNTRTPTLRDLSKWLKPHAATTRMMNANFHPNEKRSRVNVHEKINPECSFCKETHSLPNCGKFKRLDVSERIQFVYKQHMCLSCLKSSGHILRNCKQQKRCGINGCNRIHHPLIHDDNMRQNQKAEQPRKVESSNHHMDSKSNIYYQVIPVTLKNGEQSLDTFAFLDAGSSLTLIDEQVADKLQLKGMIDPLRLKWTQNVSRDEHNSRRVHLWINGEGKKSYALKGVRTVKNLQLPTQSLDTELIKNRYKHLRNLPVKRYSDVQPKILIGLNHTHLIDPVDRRIGKEGEPTGIKTKLGWLIYGNISGTVECGQIMIHREDNDLHRMMHDYFTTENFGVKTVAKLPESKLDERAKQIIKSTMKYVNGRFEIGLLWKDDQFQFPDSYNNAMNRLRTMEKGLNKNIELKKWAIQTFNDYEEKGYIRKLTSEELKEPEARTYYLPHFIVQGKNKPKPRLVFDAAAKVKDISFNAALLSGPDSTTSLFGVLIRFREGSIAISGDIKEMFHQVKIRKEDQHAQRFLWRSCNSDADPDIYVMQVMTFGSTCSPACAQAVKNYNAELFAEKYPEASKAIVKQHYVDDYLDSFDNDEEAIQRTKQVIEIHDNASFYIRGFVSNSTICTNAIPEERRLHSGVKILEGKNNEYEKVLGKANKKGSRVIRYECI